ATGGTGGGTGCCCCCTTCTCCCACTGCAAGCCAGAGCGGGGGACAGACAGGCTGCCCTGCTGAGCTCCACTGGTCCCTTAGGGGGATGGCATCCCGAGCCTCTCCTGCTCTTCTAGGTTCTGGGAGCCGGGACTGTGGGTAGAACAAGGTGGCTCCATGGCAGAAGGGCCTTTGTGATGGCCAGTAGTGGACCCAGAATGGCAAGCCTGGTGGCTTGGGGAGGGAGGCTGTATCCTCATGGGTGGCCCCCCCCTGCTGGAGAGAGGCAGGAGTGCCCCTGCCAGCTGGACCCGCCCCCCCACAGGTCCTGTGTCCTTGCTAAGCGTCTTTCGTTCTCGGCAGAGCCGTGGACCATGGGATTCAGCAAAAGCTTTAAGAGGAAGTTCTTCTATAACAAGAAAACCAAGAAGTCGACCTTCGACCTCCCCGCAGACTCCATTGCCCCATTTCAGTAAGTAGCCCCTCTCTGAGCCTGCCCTCAGTGGCCCCAGTACTGTTGCCAGGATGACAGCCTGGCATCCAGTGGCACAGCAGGGCTCCCTAAAAGCTGGGAGCAGAGTGATGCCGGCCTGCTGTGATGTCCTCCCAGGAGCCCAGCGTCCACTGGCCAGGTGCCTCCTGTGCCTGTAATCAGTCTGACACTTGTCCCTGGCACCACAGTAATGGTGGTGGGCGAGCCCAGGACTGTCAGCCATAGGAATCCAGTTGGGTCATCTTAGCAGCCACAGCTGCTTGTTGGGGAAAGCTGGGGCCTACAGGGGACACTGAAAggtctcccctcccttccccagcatCACTCTTACGGGCGTGGTGGTCTTCGGCCTGTGCCGCCTGGCTGCAGCCCTCTGACCTTTTTCCCCTCGCCCTTCCCAGCATCTGCCACTACGGCCGGCTCTTCTGGGAGTGGGGGGATGGCATCCGTGTGCACGACTCCCAGAAGCCCCAGGACCCGGACAAGTTGTCTAAGGAGGACGTCCTCTCCTTCATCCAGATGCACAGCGCCTGAGGGCCGTGGGCCGCCCCACCCTGCCGCAGCCTAGTGCCCTATCGCTTTCCgagacagggcagggcagggcgctCAGGACCTGGGgcccacagcactgtgtcttccCCCTCTTGGAAAGAGACTGGAGCACCTCGGCCTGGCCCCGAGGGTCCGTCAGGGCCTCCAGCAAACTGCACACGTTCCTCATGGAGCTCTATCCTGCTGAGGCAGGTGTGAGGTCAGTGCCCAAGGTGTGCGGGGCAGGCGGGGCCATGGCAGAGGGCGGCCGCGCTCTGCCGGATCCTGTAGACTCACTTTTCTGAGTCCCATGCACGAGGGTGGCTGTGTCCCCGCTTTGCCCACAtgagtgggtagaggccaggagCAGCTGCTCTACAAATCAaggttgtgtttttttaaacttgcAGTTTTGATGCCAAGTGGGAGACTTTTTGTCTCCTCCCCTAGCCTGTCCCGGCCTTCCCAGCCTGAACCTCTGACAGTCCCGGCAGGCCGGGAAGGAAGAGTGGTACTGGGTGCGATTGCCTCCCAGCGTTGTGGCGCCTCCCTGGGCCCACAACCTCGACTCAAACCTTGGGCAACTCTAAGAGGGCAGGCAtcagcctccctctccctgccagcAGCAGCGGTCGCCCTCTGGCTGTCACACAGCTGTCTTGGCACTTTCAGGGGTGGGCGTAGCTCCTTGCTACCCTTCCTCGTGTTTCCCCCCCCACAAGGAGGCATGGGCTGCTTTCGTTCAAACATGTGGTCACTCCATTTCCTGTATcttggcagaggcagaggggaagctGGGCAGTGGCtttgggtgggggagggcaccTGTGGTTGTTTTTAATGGGAAATACCTCTCATGTTCAAGTGGGCTCCCTGGGGCCCCATCCCAGTGGCAGACTGGTTTCCATGGAGATGGGGCACTGAGACTCCAGCATGGGGTCCTGCATCCAGCCCTGAGCTGAGGCGGCACTGCTGAGATGCGGTATTCCACCCAGTTCTGGGTCTTCCAGTGAATCTCACAGAATCTCGGATCATTaaagataaacatatttttaatggcTGCGTGGCTCTGTGCTGGGGCTGTGGTTCGTCCTCTGTGCTTTGTGTCTGGGACTGGAGGTGATACTCAGAAGACAGCACTTGTTCAATGGGAGCCCGTCCAAGCTCCTGAGCCCCGCAGGGCTCCCAAGGCCTCTGCCTGATGCCAGAGAAGAGGCCAGAACGGTGGGAGAAAGTCTGCAGCTCCCAGTAGGAACACGAACAGGAGGGGCGTAGATGAACCGacagccccaggagggcaggaggcaCCGTTCCTTTACATAAATCACACAGCTCACTCGGCAGTGCCACTGTGACAATCCAGGATCAGCCTGTGTGACTAAAATAAGAGGCGTCAGACCAATTAATGTCACCAgacaaggaggagggagagatggtCTTGCTGACCCTGGCCAGCCTCCCTGCCAAAAAGGCCACTGTCAGCACTGGGGGGCCCCTCCCATGGCTATGGTCCTTCCTAATCCTGCGCCCACCTTGCTGGCCTCCAGGGGCCTGCCTTGGAGCCTCACAGCCTTAGGGCCCTGGCCAACTCCTTCctccatttctatttatttaattggtTCATCTCAGCTGCccaagctctgcctcccagcctcctccctctgccccatgctggggggggggggcacatgcACAGAGGCCATGGTGATGTCTCTGTtcgcccccgcccctgccattTCTCACTGCAAACCACGCCTGATTTACTGGCCACTGTCACTGTAAGTCTGCTCATTACCATGGCTCTTGCTGTCCACTCCTCTTTGGGGCCtcaccagccctgcctgccttttGAAGATGGATTAACTCCACGCTCCCCAGGGACCTCCACATGGCCACTTGAAGTCCCCATGCCGCCCTCTGCTGCAAAGGCTGCATTTTTTTCTGCCATGATGGAGGGCAGGATGGTTTGGGGACAGACAAGTGGCACAGTTTCAACTTGGAAACTGCTTCCTGCTGTCTGCTAGTTCCCCGCTTAGGCTGGGGACTTGCCTCCCAGCTCTCCTTTCTGCCTCCCTCTGAACTCTAAGCCGAGACCTCTTCCCCGTGCCCCCGCCCTGGCTGCAGTGGGACCGTGACTACTCAGCAGACAGGAGCAGCCCCTGTTCTTTTTTGCCTCCCCTTGGGCTTCAGGAGgagccagcagcccccaggccagGGTGGCAACAGGGCCTGGGCCACCAGGAGGCCGTGCTCAGGCTCTGGGCAGGGGTGCGAGGCCCTGGCACCTGCGTCCTCCGAGGGGAAGGCTGTGCTGGCCGCCGCGACTCCCAGACTCACATGGTCCAGCAGGTGTAGATGAGGGCCAGGAGGACAAAGATGGCCACGGAGAGCAGCGTGTTCTTTCGGTTTTCCTGCCGCAGCAGCTTCAGCTCCCTCTCTGTGGGGAAGACGGGGTAGGACAGAGCGTTGAAGCCTGTCTGTTGCTGAAGGTGGAGGGGACACCAGCCGCTTCCTTAACGCTAACAAGGACCCTGTCCTCCTCCACCTGGAGCCTCTCCACCTTTCACTGCCAGTCAAGTCCCCGTGCCAATGCTGATCGGCTGTGCCAGGGGCCTCAGGGCGCACCAAAAAGGCCGCATCTGGAAGGCAGGCCGGGGAGCAGGGGGTGTGACACTTGCAGGTGAGTCCCCTGCTGCCACAGGGCAGCTAGGCCCTCCCTGGGCTAGCGGAGCGAGGGCGCTCCGAGGTGGCCAGGCCCTCTCCCTAACTCCCTGCACGCCACAGGCTGGCCAGCGGCTGGGCCTCTGCAGACTGGGCGGCCAGGCTGTGCCACCTGGATGTGAAAATCACTTAGCAGACCCCTGCGTGCCCGCTCCAGGCCGGCCCGGGGAGGGAGCGTCGGTGTGCTGCTACCGTGTTGGCCTCAACAGGTCCTTCTGGGGTGGCCTTGCCAtcagcactggcctcccagggGAGAACTAAACACACAAGTCTGAGGAGCCTCCAGCCCCTCACCCTGGCTCCGTGCCTGGCGCCCAGAAGATGGCAGCATCGCTCCACCCGCAGGGCTCTTCTCCCAAGAGGAAGGCAGTTTTCCTCCACCACCCCCTCCCATCCACGATTCTCCTGGGACAGTGTGGAGGCGGGGAGCAAGCACTTCTggacctggctccagccacatcACTTCATACTGAAGGATGACAGTCGTAGCCAGTCCCCTGTCCTCCTTCGAACAAAGGAACAAATCTGTGTCCCCCCAGCTGGCTCCCTCAAGAAGCCCTCTGTCCTGCCGCTGCGTCAGGCCCGACCCTGTGTGCCCTGGGCACTGGAGGCGCAGCTGGTGACTGCGGAATTTCTCACCGTAGCTGGAGGCTTTGCTCATCAGGCTGTTCTTCTCCTTCTCCAGAGATCTTCTGTAGGGGAGAAGGAGTTTTCGGGCTGAAGCCCTGAGGGGCAGCCGGCACGGGGGCGGGTAGGTCGGGGGCTGGCTGGACAGGAGCGTTACCTGGCCTCTGGGCTCAGCTCCGCCCTGTGGAGCCTGGCGTTCACGGCCTCCAGGTCTCGCCGACACTGGGAGAGCTTTTCCTCCAGCCCGTCGATCTGAAACACCACAGGCGAGGATGCGCTCAGAGCCTCTGGCTGTCAGCATGGGCACTGGGTGGAGGGACCCGCTCCACGTTTGCAGTGGACACAGCCTCTAGATTTTCACATCAATGTGCTGGGCAGGCACCCCGGCCCGCCCGCCTGCCGTGTCCTTGCGGAGCCACCCTCTTCCACCAGTGCTTCAGACAGCTGCCCACACCCCGCGGGGAACAGGTCCCACAGCTCCCCCGAACCTGTGCATGCAGCATGGGCTGGGGTGGAGAGGAGCCCCTCAGCTGTCTCTGGCCACCGGAACCCAGCTGGCCCACAGCAGGGGCAACCAGAGCCCTGAGTGCAGCACCCGTGCCAGAGGCATGGCTAGAGGGGAAGGAGACCTGGAGACGGCCCTGACTTCCGAAACACTCCACGCTCCGAGACGTGATCAGACGCGCAGGGGCGAGCAGAGGGtgtttttctcacagacatactTCATCTCAataatgcagtctttttttttttaagattcatttatttatttgaaagagttacacagagagaggagaggcagagagagagaggtcttccatccactggttcactcccaagatggctgcaatggctggagctacgccgatctgaaggcaggagcttcttctgggtctccgatgtgggtgcaggggcccaaggacttgggccatcctccatgttctcccaggccatagcagagagctggatcagccaggactcgaccagtgcccatatgggatgccagcacctcaggccaggacattaacctgctgtgccacagtgctggcccccaataatGCAGTCTTAAGAATATacacttttggggctggtgccgtggctcacttggttaatcctccacctgtggcactggcatctcatatgggcaccagttctagtcccggttgttcctcttccagtccagctctctgctgtggcctgggaaagcactaaaagatggcccaggtgcagcccctgcacttgcatgggaggccaggaagaagctcctggcttcagatcggtgtagctctggccattgcggccatttagggagtgaaccaatggatggaagacccttctctcagtctgtctgtaactccacctgtcaaaatcttaaaaaaaaaaaattatatatatatatacatacacacacacactttcatatGAGAATCAAAGTCAGGTGAAAAACAGCACAACTCAAAaatgcttctatttcttttttttttttcttttttttttaagtttttttttttttttttttttttgacaggcagagtggacagtgagagagagacagagagaaaggtcttccttttgccgttggttcaccctccaatggccgccgcggtagcgcgctgcggccggcgcactgcgctgttccgatggcaggagccaggtgcttatcctggtctcccatggggtgcagagcccaaacacttgggccatcctccactgcactccctggccacagcagagagctggcctggaagaggggcaaccgggacaggatcggtgccccgaccgggactagaacccggtgtgccggcgccgcaaggcggaggattagcctgttgagccacggcgccggccaaaaatgcTTCTATTTCTTGACTTGGTTCTTGTACAAAAACCCCATCAAGTAGCTATAAGTTGGGTGGGAAAAAAATTAAGCtcctgaggccagcgctgtggtatagtaggttaagctaccacctgtgataccagcatcccatatgggcaccagttcatgttccggctgctccacttgtgatccagctctctgctttggcctgggaaagcagaagaagatggcccaagtgtttgggctcctgcacttccatgggagacccagaggaagctcctggccccaggcttcagcctggcccagcccctggctgttgcggccatttggggagtgaaccagcagatggaagatctgtctttccctctccctgtaactctttcaaataaataaatacaataaaaatgttttaaaaataattaagctgCTGAAAAGTTGCTTGCCAAAGGTATTGTTTGAGCAGTTTCCAAGATgtgttcttgaaatatttagtgcaagaatgttttgaaaaatattggcCTGGGTTTTCCAAATCTGGGTCCTGCATCATGCAGTTGGCAATGAACGTCCACATCCAGGGCAcggcgtggcacagcaggttcagccacagcctatgacaccagcatcccacactggagtgccagctgctctgctttcaagtccagctccccgctcatgcacctgggaaggcaggagaagatggcccaaaagcttgggcccctgccacccatatgagagacctggatatggtgccaggctccaggcttcatcctggctcacccccagctgttgtggccatttgggaagtgaaccaacagatggaagatctctgaccctctctctatcactctgccttttaaagaaataaacctccaaaaaacaaaaaagtctaagTCCTGTCTTACTGGTCGCTTCTCAGCGGCCAGGCCAGTTCTTCATCCCTACTGGCAGGAGCCTAGATCTTGGTGGGTGGGCTCTGTCACACACAGCAGGCCTACAGTAGTGCCTGCTGGTCCTATAATGCTCCATTTCTTCTGATTTCACTCATTCTCATCACATCCCTGGGAGGGCTAGCAAACATGATCTCCATTTGACAAGTGGTAAAAGGGGGTCCCCAAGTGGGATGGCATCCCTCCTCAGACTTGGTTCTCTGCTCAGTTCCTGTTGGGAGCTTCCCCTTGCAGGCACAGTGGGCAGGTATGAATCCCTGCTCCCAGGAAGGCTGGTGAGAGTCCAGAGGGGGTGGCAGGAGAGCCATCCGCCCTCGCcctggccagcactgggtcagccACTGGCCCTCTTCTGATGCCTGGCCCAAATGACacatccacccccacccctgctggcctggccACTGCCAAGTCCATGAGCAGGGTCTGGAGTTAACTGCCTGGTTAACTGTGtccctctctgctaatgggcacaGGAAAGACTGCCCCGGGAAGCGGCCCAGCCGGGAGACAGGGCTGTGCCTGGAGAGGTCGACGGCACCCCAGAGCTGCGCTGCAGGGAAATGCATGCCGAGGAGCAAGCTTGGGAGAGCCTCAGCCTGATACTAGTGCTTCCAGCCACCGTGCTGTCCGTCCTCACAGCAACTCTCCccagcaggcccagcccagccccgggacCCAGAGACACCGTGTCCATCCCATGATGTAAAAACTATCACCGGGGCACCCACTTCCGCAGCAGCCCCCCCCAGAGAAAGCTGATGTCTCGATGCTCTTCTCTTCCCTAACGATGCAACAGGTCCTTGGATGAAGCTGAGCGTTCTTGTCATTgcttctcctgtgtttccaaaccCCACGAGCCCCAAGGCTGCCCCATTCCACTCGTGTCTGAACTGCCTGGCCCCCAAGGGCGCCTGCACTGGTAGCTCCCATCCTGGAAGGCCTGGTGGGACTGGGGGGGACCAAGGGGCTGGGAAGTTTAGGTCTCATGTcacagctggagtcagaaaccctCCCTTCGTGCCCACAGAAGCTGGCAGGAGAAGCAACGATACGTGCACATAATGCACACAGATCATGCGCGGTGCAGCATGCCCAGCACATGCCTTGGTCCTGCCACCACAGCGCCCCCCCCCGCAGTGGACAGGTcactctgggagggagcaggctgGGGACGTCCATCCCCGAATGCCTCTGGGAGGCTACCAGGTGCCCAAACAAGTGGTGATCGCCCAGAGCAAGGCCAGGAAGTCATGCTAAGCAAAACCTTCAAATTGAGGTTGGCAAACCCCAAGTGGCCGAGCCATTCTGCCCTCACCTCCGGACAGCGCCTGAGCAGCTCACCGGCAGGGGCCTTCATCTGAACAAGCCCAATTCATTTGCAGTTCCCCTCAATACCCCTGCTTCCCTTTGCCACTTTTTAATGAGGCTTAAACGGGTGAACACAAATCAAGGTTTTAGGGACTCAAGTTCTAACCTCCCTCTATGAATATTTATGTCCTGCTGACAGCTCTCTGATTCCCTTCTAAACAGCAAGCTCCCCTTCTTCTGTAGAACGCAGCCGCTTGATGTGGGCTGAGAGGGAGGCCGAGATGGTCAGGAGGCTCTTGAGCCGGCCACAAAGCCACCCTGAGACGCGACGCTGCCGGCTCTCCAGCTCCGGGCCGGCCCAGGGAGCTGGCCAGCAGGCACTCTGCCGCACTTGCCGAGGCCGAAGCGGCCCCGGCAGCTGTGACAGCATAAGGTGCTCCGAAGCACGCCGTGCACGGTGAGCGTTC
The sequence above is drawn from the Lepus europaeus isolate LE1 chromosome 3, mLepTim1.pri, whole genome shotgun sequence genome and encodes:
- the CCDC167 gene encoding coiled-coil domain-containing protein 167; translation: MTKKKRENLGVALEIDGLEEKLSQCRRDLEAVNARLHRAELSPEARRSLEKEKNSLMSKASSYERELKLLRQENRKNTLLSVAIFVLLALIYTCWTIHTG